Proteins encoded by one window of Dreissena polymorpha isolate Duluth1 chromosome 11, UMN_Dpol_1.0, whole genome shotgun sequence:
- the LOC127850378 gene encoding uncharacterized protein LOC127850378 isoform X3, translating into MSQDIDCSCEARFVGRQDELRDLQSSWSTKKMFGIFGMRSVGTSRLAKEFLASVSESLDKVIYIDLEATSDITTMFTNMCARLGIPTGSHSGEPIFWENKMFEELTTNKTKYVFFFDNAEHFLDLESQTRDLIQNLFINLLSLDNVHVILTSTTKFQLASMWRIYHICEVRPLNLSESAELIMSEAKGVDFAEYIDPLVELSEGLPLLILMIASELRDSSGMLTPKDMVEFLATARLKVLSPESYPKTDGVDAPTQATVKHQVLVPKINRHFLNYDPAQQRFNIQGILRECLTTFYVIRNLPEIRRRYCQTFSIVLTDISRRFHSHEYASALSEFAVEQPNLQKLLAEIHHTTQDTYAFFIQMATECTSFIEKYMAGNCEDFYGECKRAASRYGKETDVALVNVAVGSIFTNVKGDLREGLRIYKDALKVLEGTGKSKALATVYQGIGYNLMMQDYYVTALSYLKKSYCISSSSGKDFQALVLQSLNSMGITLVWLGRFEQSEKILLKSLETTKKAHGPFHPGVGVVLNNLGLMYHQKGDAEMAFKYFQEGLRIKKQTKTTHQSLIASLTNVAIQYLNLNKTNKAEQLLNEAHNILYNENVKDAGTISYVNNTLGRMYIKVSNLDKAEEMFTKALEVRAETATGQYTHVQSLVHLMEVALEKGQYRKCIELGNSVETFRNDMITKRPRLPQLQECYGYRKRAYEYLDDSDGANQALENKLLELSRLYDVYRGDRNQTKAKEILAKIRETKLGRDCSA; encoded by the exons ATGAGTCAGGACATAGACTGCTCTTGTGAAGCTCGTTTTGTTGGACGCCAAGATGAGTTACGTGATCTTCAATCGTCATGGAGCACAAAAAAAATGTTCGGAATATTTGGCATGCGATCAGTTGGTACATCACGATTAGCAAAGGAGTTTCTGGCTAGTGTTTCAGAGAGTCTCGACAAAGTCATTTATATTGATTTGGAAGCTACGAGCGATATAACAACAATGTTTACCAACATGTGTGCACGTCTTGGTATACCTACTGGCTCACATTCAGGCGAACCAATTTTTTgggaaaataaaatgtttgaagaGCTAACTACTAACAAAACGAAATACGTTTTCTTTTTTGACAATGCGGAGCATTTTCTTGACCTTGAATCACAAACACGGGACCTCATTCAAAATCTGTTTATAAACCTTCTTAGCCTAGACAATGTTCATGTCATTCTCACATCGACGACTAAATTTCAACTGGCCAGTATGTGGCGAATATACCACATTTGTGAAGTCCGGCCTTTGAATCTTTCTGAATCTGCCGAATTGATTATGTCCGAAGCGAAAGGTGTAGACTTTGCAGAATACATCGACCCACTTGTAGAGTTAAGTGAAGGTTTGCCCCTATTAATCCTAATGATTGCATCGGAGCTGCGCGATAGCAGTGGTATGCTGACACCAAAAGACATGGTAGAGTTCCTAGCAACGGCCAGATTGAAGGTTCTTAGTCCAGAGTCGTACCCCAAAACGGACGGAGTGG ATGCTCCGACACAGGCGACTGTCAAACACCAGGTTCTTGTACCAAAGATAAACCGTCACTTTTTGAATTACGACCCTGCACAGCAAAGGTTTAACATACAAGGGATTCTTAGAGAAtgtttgactacattctatgtAATTCGAAATCTTCCAG AGATAAGAAGGAGATACTGTCAAACGTTTTCTATAGTTCTGACGGACATATCACGACGTTTCCATTCCCATGAATATGCCAGCGCTCTTTCAGAGTTCGCTGTGGAGCAACCTAATCTTCAGAAGTTGTTGGCTGAAATACATCATACAACTCAGGACACGTATGCCTTCTTCATTCAGATGGCCACTGAGTGCACATcatttattgagaaatatatggctg GTAACTGTGAAGACTTTTACGGTGAATGCAAGCGCGCTGCCTCTCGATACGGCAAAGAAACCGACGTTGCTCTTGTGAACGTGGCTGTTGGAAGTATCTTCACAAATGTTAAG GGCGATCTTCGGGAGGGATTACGGATCTATAAAGACGCCTTAAAAGTATTGGAGGGAACTGGAAAATCAAAAGCACTTGCCACCGTGTACCAGGGTATTGGGTATAACTTGATGATGCAGGATTATTATGTCACAGCCTTAAG ttACTTGAAAAAGTCATACTGTATATCAAGTTCTTCTGGAAAGGACTTCCAAGCTCTTGTTTTGCAGTCTTTAAACAGCATGGGCATAACTTTAGTATGGCTTG GCCGATTTGAGCAATCTGAAAAGATTCTTCTTAAATCTCTCGAAACGACTAAAAAAGCACACGGACCATTTCATCCTGGCGTTGGTGTAGTCCTTAATAACCTAGGTTTAATGTATCACCAAAAAGGAGATGCTGAAAtggcttttaaatattttcaagaagGTCTACGTattaaaaagcaaacaaaaacaacacatcaGTCTTTAATTGCATCTCTTACTAATGTGGCTATACAATACCTAAATTTGAATAAAACGAACAAAGCAGAGCAATTGCTGAATGAAGCTCATAATATACTCTACAACGAGAATGTAAAAGACGCTGGCACAATCTCGTATGTCAATAATACACTTGGGAGAATGTATATAAAAGTAAGCAATTTAGACAAAGCGGAAGAGATGTTTACAAAAGCGTTGGAAGTTCGTGCTGAAACAGCCACTGGTCAATATACTCACGTTCAAAGTCTTGTTCATTTGATGGAAGTAGCCTTAGAGAAAGGCCAGTATAGAAAGTGCATTGAGCTCGGGAATTCTGTTGAAACCTTTCGAAATGACATGATCACAAAACGCCCAAGGCTTCCACAGCTTCAGGAATGTTATGGGTATCGTAAAAGGGCATACGAATATTTGGATGATAGTGATGGAGCAAACCAAGCATTGGAAAATAAGTTACTTGAACTTTCGCGGTTGTACGATGTTTATCGCGGCGATCGAAATCAGACGAAGGCCAAAGAAATATTGGCAAAGATACGGGAAACAAAACTGGGCAGGGACTGTTCTGCATAG
- the LOC127850378 gene encoding uncharacterized protein LOC127850378 isoform X4 has product MSQDIDCSCEARFVGRQDELRDLQSSWSTKKMFGIFGMRSVGTSRLAKEFLASVSESLDKVIYIDLEATSDITTMFTNMCARLGIPTGSHSGEPIFWENKMFEELTTNKTKYVFFFDNAEHFLDLESQTRDLIQNLFINLLSLDNVHVILTSTTKFQLASMWRIYHICEVRPLNLSESAELIMSEAKGVDFAEYIDPLVELSEGLPLLILMIASELRDSSGMLTPKDMVEFLATARLKVLSPESYPKTDGVGNVYHTFIERLAFVLKEKYTILNFIPGSFNAEEARSMLDAPTQATVKHQVLVPKINRHFLNYDPAQQRFNIQGILRECLTTFYVIRNLPEIRRRYCQTFSIVLTDISRRFHSHEYASALSEFAVEQPNLQKLLAEIHHTTQDTYAFFIQMATECTSFIEKYMAGNCEDFYGECKRAASRYGKETDVALVNVAVGSIFTNVKGDLREGLRIYKDALKVLEGTGKSKALATVYQGIGYNLMMQDYYVTALSYLKKSYCISSSSGKDFQALVLQSLNSMGITLVWLGRFEQSEKILLKSLETTKKAHGPFHPGVGVVLNNLGLMYHQKGDAEMAFKYFQEGLRIKKQTKTTHQSLIASLTNVAIQYPNLNKPNRSRAIAERSTYYNLQRECKRLWHNLVCQ; this is encoded by the exons ATGAGTCAGGACATAGACTGCTCTTGTGAAGCTCGTTTTGTTGGACGCCAAGATGAGTTACGTGATCTTCAATCGTCATGGAGCACAAAAAAAATGTTCGGAATATTTGGCATGCGATCAGTTGGTACATCACGATTAGCAAAGGAGTTTCTGGCTAGTGTTTCAGAGAGTCTCGACAAAGTCATTTATATTGATTTGGAAGCTACGAGCGATATAACAACAATGTTTACCAACATGTGTGCACGTCTTGGTATACCTACTGGCTCACATTCAGGCGAACCAATTTTTTgggaaaataaaatgtttgaagaGCTAACTACTAACAAAACGAAATACGTTTTCTTTTTTGACAATGCGGAGCATTTTCTTGACCTTGAATCACAAACACGGGACCTCATTCAAAATCTGTTTATAAACCTTCTTAGCCTAGACAATGTTCATGTCATTCTCACATCGACGACTAAATTTCAACTGGCCAGTATGTGGCGAATATACCACATTTGTGAAGTCCGGCCTTTGAATCTTTCTGAATCTGCCGAATTGATTATGTCCGAAGCGAAAGGTGTAGACTTTGCAGAATACATCGACCCACTTGTAGAGTTAAGTGAAGGTTTGCCCCTATTAATCCTAATGATTGCATCGGAGCTGCGCGATAGCAGTGGTATGCTGACACCAAAAGACATGGTAGAGTTCCTAGCAACGGCCAGATTGAAGGTTCTTAGTCCAGAGTCGTACCCCAAAACGGACGGAGTGG GTAACGTGTACCACACTTTTATCGAGCGTCTGGCCTTCGTCTTGAAAGAGAAATACACAATCCTTAACTTCATCCCGGGTTCATTTAATGCCGAGGAGGCGCGGTCGATGCTGG ATGCTCCGACACAGGCGACTGTCAAACACCAGGTTCTTGTACCAAAGATAAACCGTCACTTTTTGAATTACGACCCTGCACAGCAAAGGTTTAACATACAAGGGATTCTTAGAGAAtgtttgactacattctatgtAATTCGAAATCTTCCAG AGATAAGAAGGAGATACTGTCAAACGTTTTCTATAGTTCTGACGGACATATCACGACGTTTCCATTCCCATGAATATGCCAGCGCTCTTTCAGAGTTCGCTGTGGAGCAACCTAATCTTCAGAAGTTGTTGGCTGAAATACATCATACAACTCAGGACACGTATGCCTTCTTCATTCAGATGGCCACTGAGTGCACATcatttattgagaaatatatggctg GTAACTGTGAAGACTTTTACGGTGAATGCAAGCGCGCTGCCTCTCGATACGGCAAAGAAACCGACGTTGCTCTTGTGAACGTGGCTGTTGGAAGTATCTTCACAAATGTTAAG GGCGATCTTCGGGAGGGATTACGGATCTATAAAGACGCCTTAAAAGTATTGGAGGGAACTGGAAAATCAAAAGCACTTGCCACCGTGTACCAGGGTATTGGGTATAACTTGATGATGCAGGATTATTATGTCACAGCCTTAAG ttACTTGAAAAAGTCATACTGTATATCAAGTTCTTCTGGAAAGGACTTCCAAGCTCTTGTTTTGCAGTCTTTAAACAGCATGGGCATAACTTTAGTATGGCTTG GCCGATTTGAGCAATCTGAAAAGATTCTTCTTAAATCTCTCGAAACGACTAAAAAAGCACACGGACCATTTCATCCTGGCGTTGGTGTAGTCCTTAATAACCTAGGTTTAATGTATCACCAAAAAGGAGATGCTGAAAtggcttttaaatattttcaagaagGTCTACGTattaaaaagcaaacaaaaacaacacatcaGTCTTTAATTGCATCTCTTACTAATGTGGCTATACAATAC
- the LOC127850378 gene encoding uncharacterized protein LOC127850378 isoform X1, translating to MSQDIDCSCEARFVGRQDELRDLQSSWSTKKMFGIFGMRSVGTSRLAKEFLASVSESLDKVIYIDLEATSDITTMFTNMCARLGIPTGSHSGEPIFWENKMFEELTTNKTKYVFFFDNAEHFLDLESQTRDLIQNLFINLLSLDNVHVILTSTTKFQLASMWRIYHICEVRPLNLSESAELIMSEAKGVDFAEYIDPLVELSEGLPLLILMIASELRDSSGMLTPKDMVEFLATARLKVLSPESYPKTDGVGNVYHTFIERLAFVLKEKYTILNFIPGSFNAEEARSMLDAPTQATVKHQVLVPKINRHFLNYDPAQQRFNIQGILRECLTTFYVIRNLPEIRRRYCQTFSIVLTDISRRFHSHEYASALSEFAVEQPNLQKLLAEIHHTTQDTYAFFIQMATECTSFIEKYMAGNCEDFYGECKRAASRYGKETDVALVNVAVGSIFTNVKGDLREGLRIYKDALKVLEGTGKSKALATVYQGIGYNLMMQDYYVTALSYLKKSYCISSSSGKDFQALVLQSLNSMGITLVWLGRFEQSEKILLKSLETTKKAHGPFHPGVGVVLNNLGLMYHQKGDAEMAFKYFQEGLRIKKQTKTTHQSLIASLTNVAIQYLNLNKTNKAEQLLNEAHNILYNENVKDAGTISYVNNTLGRMYIKVSNLDKAEEMFTKALEVRAETATGQYTHVQSLVHLMEVALEKGQYRKCIELGNSVETFRNDMITKRPRLPQLQECYGYRKRAYEYLDDSDGANQALENKLLELSRLYDVYRGDRNQTKAKEILAKIRETKLGRDCSA from the exons ATGAGTCAGGACATAGACTGCTCTTGTGAAGCTCGTTTTGTTGGACGCCAAGATGAGTTACGTGATCTTCAATCGTCATGGAGCACAAAAAAAATGTTCGGAATATTTGGCATGCGATCAGTTGGTACATCACGATTAGCAAAGGAGTTTCTGGCTAGTGTTTCAGAGAGTCTCGACAAAGTCATTTATATTGATTTGGAAGCTACGAGCGATATAACAACAATGTTTACCAACATGTGTGCACGTCTTGGTATACCTACTGGCTCACATTCAGGCGAACCAATTTTTTgggaaaataaaatgtttgaagaGCTAACTACTAACAAAACGAAATACGTTTTCTTTTTTGACAATGCGGAGCATTTTCTTGACCTTGAATCACAAACACGGGACCTCATTCAAAATCTGTTTATAAACCTTCTTAGCCTAGACAATGTTCATGTCATTCTCACATCGACGACTAAATTTCAACTGGCCAGTATGTGGCGAATATACCACATTTGTGAAGTCCGGCCTTTGAATCTTTCTGAATCTGCCGAATTGATTATGTCCGAAGCGAAAGGTGTAGACTTTGCAGAATACATCGACCCACTTGTAGAGTTAAGTGAAGGTTTGCCCCTATTAATCCTAATGATTGCATCGGAGCTGCGCGATAGCAGTGGTATGCTGACACCAAAAGACATGGTAGAGTTCCTAGCAACGGCCAGATTGAAGGTTCTTAGTCCAGAGTCGTACCCCAAAACGGACGGAGTGG GTAACGTGTACCACACTTTTATCGAGCGTCTGGCCTTCGTCTTGAAAGAGAAATACACAATCCTTAACTTCATCCCGGGTTCATTTAATGCCGAGGAGGCGCGGTCGATGCTGG ATGCTCCGACACAGGCGACTGTCAAACACCAGGTTCTTGTACCAAAGATAAACCGTCACTTTTTGAATTACGACCCTGCACAGCAAAGGTTTAACATACAAGGGATTCTTAGAGAAtgtttgactacattctatgtAATTCGAAATCTTCCAG AGATAAGAAGGAGATACTGTCAAACGTTTTCTATAGTTCTGACGGACATATCACGACGTTTCCATTCCCATGAATATGCCAGCGCTCTTTCAGAGTTCGCTGTGGAGCAACCTAATCTTCAGAAGTTGTTGGCTGAAATACATCATACAACTCAGGACACGTATGCCTTCTTCATTCAGATGGCCACTGAGTGCACATcatttattgagaaatatatggctg GTAACTGTGAAGACTTTTACGGTGAATGCAAGCGCGCTGCCTCTCGATACGGCAAAGAAACCGACGTTGCTCTTGTGAACGTGGCTGTTGGAAGTATCTTCACAAATGTTAAG GGCGATCTTCGGGAGGGATTACGGATCTATAAAGACGCCTTAAAAGTATTGGAGGGAACTGGAAAATCAAAAGCACTTGCCACCGTGTACCAGGGTATTGGGTATAACTTGATGATGCAGGATTATTATGTCACAGCCTTAAG ttACTTGAAAAAGTCATACTGTATATCAAGTTCTTCTGGAAAGGACTTCCAAGCTCTTGTTTTGCAGTCTTTAAACAGCATGGGCATAACTTTAGTATGGCTTG GCCGATTTGAGCAATCTGAAAAGATTCTTCTTAAATCTCTCGAAACGACTAAAAAAGCACACGGACCATTTCATCCTGGCGTTGGTGTAGTCCTTAATAACCTAGGTTTAATGTATCACCAAAAAGGAGATGCTGAAAtggcttttaaatattttcaagaagGTCTACGTattaaaaagcaaacaaaaacaacacatcaGTCTTTAATTGCATCTCTTACTAATGTGGCTATACAATACCTAAATTTGAATAAAACGAACAAAGCAGAGCAATTGCTGAATGAAGCTCATAATATACTCTACAACGAGAATGTAAAAGACGCTGGCACAATCTCGTATGTCAATAATACACTTGGGAGAATGTATATAAAAGTAAGCAATTTAGACAAAGCGGAAGAGATGTTTACAAAAGCGTTGGAAGTTCGTGCTGAAACAGCCACTGGTCAATATACTCACGTTCAAAGTCTTGTTCATTTGATGGAAGTAGCCTTAGAGAAAGGCCAGTATAGAAAGTGCATTGAGCTCGGGAATTCTGTTGAAACCTTTCGAAATGACATGATCACAAAACGCCCAAGGCTTCCACAGCTTCAGGAATGTTATGGGTATCGTAAAAGGGCATACGAATATTTGGATGATAGTGATGGAGCAAACCAAGCATTGGAAAATAAGTTACTTGAACTTTCGCGGTTGTACGATGTTTATCGCGGCGATCGAAATCAGACGAAGGCCAAAGAAATATTGGCAAAGATACGGGAAACAAAACTGGGCAGGGACTGTTCTGCATAG
- the LOC127850378 gene encoding uncharacterized protein LOC127850378 isoform X2 has protein sequence MSQDIDCSCEARFVGRQDELRDLQSSWSTKKMFGIFGMRSVGTSRLAKEFLASVSESLDKVIYIDLEATSDITTMFTNMCARLGIPTGSHSGEPIFWENKMFEELTTNKTKYVFFFDNAEHFLDLESQTRDLIQNLFINLLSLDNVHVILTSTTKFQLASMWRIYHICEVRPLNLSESAELIMSEAKGVDFAEYIDPLVELSEGLPLLILMIASELRDSSGMLTPKDMVEFLATARLKVLSPESYPKTDGVGNVYHTFIERLAFVLKEKYTILNFIPGSFNAEEARSMLDAPTQATVKHQVLVPKINRHFLNYDPAQQRFNIQGILRECLTTFYVIRNLPEFAVEQPNLQKLLAEIHHTTQDTYAFFIQMATECTSFIEKYMAGNCEDFYGECKRAASRYGKETDVALVNVAVGSIFTNVKGDLREGLRIYKDALKVLEGTGKSKALATVYQGIGYNLMMQDYYVTALSYLKKSYCISSSSGKDFQALVLQSLNSMGITLVWLGRFEQSEKILLKSLETTKKAHGPFHPGVGVVLNNLGLMYHQKGDAEMAFKYFQEGLRIKKQTKTTHQSLIASLTNVAIQYLNLNKTNKAEQLLNEAHNILYNENVKDAGTISYVNNTLGRMYIKVSNLDKAEEMFTKALEVRAETATGQYTHVQSLVHLMEVALEKGQYRKCIELGNSVETFRNDMITKRPRLPQLQECYGYRKRAYEYLDDSDGANQALENKLLELSRLYDVYRGDRNQTKAKEILAKIRETKLGRDCSA, from the exons ATGAGTCAGGACATAGACTGCTCTTGTGAAGCTCGTTTTGTTGGACGCCAAGATGAGTTACGTGATCTTCAATCGTCATGGAGCACAAAAAAAATGTTCGGAATATTTGGCATGCGATCAGTTGGTACATCACGATTAGCAAAGGAGTTTCTGGCTAGTGTTTCAGAGAGTCTCGACAAAGTCATTTATATTGATTTGGAAGCTACGAGCGATATAACAACAATGTTTACCAACATGTGTGCACGTCTTGGTATACCTACTGGCTCACATTCAGGCGAACCAATTTTTTgggaaaataaaatgtttgaagaGCTAACTACTAACAAAACGAAATACGTTTTCTTTTTTGACAATGCGGAGCATTTTCTTGACCTTGAATCACAAACACGGGACCTCATTCAAAATCTGTTTATAAACCTTCTTAGCCTAGACAATGTTCATGTCATTCTCACATCGACGACTAAATTTCAACTGGCCAGTATGTGGCGAATATACCACATTTGTGAAGTCCGGCCTTTGAATCTTTCTGAATCTGCCGAATTGATTATGTCCGAAGCGAAAGGTGTAGACTTTGCAGAATACATCGACCCACTTGTAGAGTTAAGTGAAGGTTTGCCCCTATTAATCCTAATGATTGCATCGGAGCTGCGCGATAGCAGTGGTATGCTGACACCAAAAGACATGGTAGAGTTCCTAGCAACGGCCAGATTGAAGGTTCTTAGTCCAGAGTCGTACCCCAAAACGGACGGAGTGG GTAACGTGTACCACACTTTTATCGAGCGTCTGGCCTTCGTCTTGAAAGAGAAATACACAATCCTTAACTTCATCCCGGGTTCATTTAATGCCGAGGAGGCGCGGTCGATGCTGG ATGCTCCGACACAGGCGACTGTCAAACACCAGGTTCTTGTACCAAAGATAAACCGTCACTTTTTGAATTACGACCCTGCACAGCAAAGGTTTAACATACAAGGGATTCTTAGAGAAtgtttgactacattctatgtAATTCGAAATCTTCCAG AGTTCGCTGTGGAGCAACCTAATCTTCAGAAGTTGTTGGCTGAAATACATCATACAACTCAGGACACGTATGCCTTCTTCATTCAGATGGCCACTGAGTGCACATcatttattgagaaatatatggctg GTAACTGTGAAGACTTTTACGGTGAATGCAAGCGCGCTGCCTCTCGATACGGCAAAGAAACCGACGTTGCTCTTGTGAACGTGGCTGTTGGAAGTATCTTCACAAATGTTAAG GGCGATCTTCGGGAGGGATTACGGATCTATAAAGACGCCTTAAAAGTATTGGAGGGAACTGGAAAATCAAAAGCACTTGCCACCGTGTACCAGGGTATTGGGTATAACTTGATGATGCAGGATTATTATGTCACAGCCTTAAG ttACTTGAAAAAGTCATACTGTATATCAAGTTCTTCTGGAAAGGACTTCCAAGCTCTTGTTTTGCAGTCTTTAAACAGCATGGGCATAACTTTAGTATGGCTTG GCCGATTTGAGCAATCTGAAAAGATTCTTCTTAAATCTCTCGAAACGACTAAAAAAGCACACGGACCATTTCATCCTGGCGTTGGTGTAGTCCTTAATAACCTAGGTTTAATGTATCACCAAAAAGGAGATGCTGAAAtggcttttaaatattttcaagaagGTCTACGTattaaaaagcaaacaaaaacaacacatcaGTCTTTAATTGCATCTCTTACTAATGTGGCTATACAATACCTAAATTTGAATAAAACGAACAAAGCAGAGCAATTGCTGAATGAAGCTCATAATATACTCTACAACGAGAATGTAAAAGACGCTGGCACAATCTCGTATGTCAATAATACACTTGGGAGAATGTATATAAAAGTAAGCAATTTAGACAAAGCGGAAGAGATGTTTACAAAAGCGTTGGAAGTTCGTGCTGAAACAGCCACTGGTCAATATACTCACGTTCAAAGTCTTGTTCATTTGATGGAAGTAGCCTTAGAGAAAGGCCAGTATAGAAAGTGCATTGAGCTCGGGAATTCTGTTGAAACCTTTCGAAATGACATGATCACAAAACGCCCAAGGCTTCCACAGCTTCAGGAATGTTATGGGTATCGTAAAAGGGCATACGAATATTTGGATGATAGTGATGGAGCAAACCAAGCATTGGAAAATAAGTTACTTGAACTTTCGCGGTTGTACGATGTTTATCGCGGCGATCGAAATCAGACGAAGGCCAAAGAAATATTGGCAAAGATACGGGAAACAAAACTGGGCAGGGACTGTTCTGCATAG